In the Euphorbia lathyris chromosome 5, ddEupLath1.1, whole genome shotgun sequence genome, one interval contains:
- the LOC136230412 gene encoding transcription factor bHLH93 — protein sequence MFEEGIILIVFIYSFPLHLVQVYVLKITQTHSIVFFSFFFFLERESMELSHQHGFLDELLEPPRRETWVTFPSTENELFSNAWNLDQNTSTLPNLSFLHSEPTFEYPFHDQTYPFFDGFSSVPPPEINTSPPFPSMLEDGTHHNFEFDTCKVEMEQPTDITHNAQVFNMGSCGDNKKNKSKKLDGQPSKNLMAERRRRKRLNDRLSMLRSIVPKISKMDRTSILGDTIDYMKELLDRISKLQEEEEEEEGEEGVNEANLINTLKEVKPNEALVRNSPKFNVERRKTDTRIDICCSSKPGLLLSTVNTLEALGLEIQQCVISCFNDFSMQASCSEGGEQRTILTPEDIKQALFRTAGYGGRCL from the exons ATGTTTGAAGAGGGAATCATTTTAATAGTGTTTATATATTCTTTCCCTCTCCACTTGGTGCAAGTTTATGTACTTAAGATTACACAAACTCACTCAatcgttttcttttcttttttcttttttctagagagagaaagcatgGAACTTTCTCACCAACATGGATTCTTAGATGAATTACTTGAGCCTCCAAGAAGAGAAACTTGGGTTACTTTCCCTTCAACAGAAAATGAACTCTTTTCTAATGCCTGGAACTTAGATCAAAACACCTCAACACTCCCAAATTTATCCTTCCTTCATTCTGAACCTACTTTTGAGTACCCTTTTCATGACCAAACATATCCTTTCTTTGATGGGTTTTCTTCTGTTCCTCCTCCTGAGATTAACACATCTCCTCCATTCCCATCAATGCTTGAAGATGGAACTCATCATAACTTTGAATTTGATACCTGCAAAGTTGAGATGGAACAACCTACTGATATTACTCATAATGCTCAAGTTTTCAATATGGGTTCATGTGGAGATAATAAGAAGAACAAGTCTAAGAAGTTAGATGGACAGCCTTCAAAGAATTTAATggcagaaagaagaagaagaaagcgtTTGAATGACCGCCTTTCCATGTTAAGATCAATAGTCCCTAAGATCAGCAAG ATGGACAGAACTTCAATCCTTGGAGATACCATTGATTACATGAAGGAACTTCTTGACAGGATTAGTAAGTtgcaggaagaagaagaagaagaagaaggtgaagAGGGTGTTAATGAGGCTAACTTAATTAACACCTTAAAGGAGGTTAAGCCAAATGAAGCACTAGTGAGAAATTCCCCTAAG TTTAATGTGGAGAGGAGAAAAACCGATACCCGGATCGATATCTGCTGTTCATCAAAGCCAGGATTGCTGCTGTCAACAGTTAACACATTAGAAGCATTAGGCCTTGAGATTCAGCAGTGTGTTATAAGTTGCTTCAATGATTTTTCAATGCAAGCTTCTTGTTCAGAg GGTGGTGAGCAGAGAACAATATTAACTCCAGAAGATATAAAGCAAGCATTATTTAGGACTGCTGGGTATGGAGGAAGATGTCTTTAG